From Anopheles arabiensis isolate DONGOLA chromosome 3, AaraD3, whole genome shotgun sequence, a single genomic window includes:
- the LOC120904615 gene encoding hsc70-interacting protein 1-like, producing the protein MECPINPAELQKLKVFINLCQMTPQLLNLPQLEFLKSFIESLGGKVPEGQPDLAGMMGGQKAPTGDGGAASGKPASAEPEPKPTTAAAPESDPESDLELDNEGCVEPDTEPDQPMGVADKEPTEEEFDQANDLRAQAAAAYSEQKYDEAVKLFTEAIQLNPKSALYYAKRGQAYLKLQKPNACIRDCNRALEINPDSATAYKFRGRANRLLGRWEEAAKDLRQACKLDFDEEADEWLKEVTPNAKKIEQHKQKQERRRQEREFRERQERVRMAQEANRKAAEEGAGADGAPNAGGMPFGGGGGFGTEELLNAFRDPEMSAAMSDIFSNPANISKYQNNPKIMSVLMKLYSQGQGGGFPGFPGFAGGAGGFPGGAGGFPNFGGSDGGAGAGPGAGAGAGAGAGAGAGSGGARVDDLD; encoded by the coding sequence ATGGAGTGCCCGATCAATCCGGCCGAGCTGCAGAAGCTCAAGGTGTTCATTAACCTTTGCCAGATGACCCCGCAACTGCTTAACCTTCCACAGCTCGAGTTTCTCAAGTCGTTCATCGAAAGTCTGGGCGGCAAGGTGCCGGAAGGTCAGCCCGACCTGGCCGGCATGATGGGCGGACAGAAGGCACCGaccggtgatggtggtgctgcttcCGGCAAACCGGCTTCCGCCGAACCGGAACCAAAGCCCACCACAGCGGCCGCACCCGAATCGGACCCGGAGTCGGATCTCGAGCTAGACAACGAGGGCTGCGTCGAGCCGGACACGGAACCCGACCAGCCGATGGGCGTCGCGGACAAGGAACCGACGGAGGAGGAGTTCGACCAGGCGAACGATCTGCGTGCGCAGGCGGCCGCCGCGTACAGTGAGCAAAAGTACGACGAAGCGGTCAAGCTGTTCACCGAAGCGATACAGCTCAATCCGAAGAGTGCCCTGTACTATGCGAAGCGCGGCCAGGCCTACCTGAAGCTGCAGAAACCGAACGCGTGCATCCGGGACTGCAACCGGGCGCTGGAAATTAACCCCGACTCGGCCACGGCGTACAAGTTCCGGGGGCGCGCGAACCGTCTGCTGGGCCGGTGGGAGGAGGCGGCCAAAGACCTGCGGCAGGCCTGCAAGCTCGACTTCGACGAGGAGGCGGACGAGTGGCTGAAGGAGGTCACGCCGAACGCGAAGAAAATTGAACAGCACAAGCAGAAGCAGGAGCGCCGGCGGCAGGAGCGCGAGTTCCGCGAGCGCCAGGAGCGCGTCCGCATGGCACAGGAAGCGAACCGGAAGGCGGCGGAAGAGGGGGCCGGTGCGGACGGTGCACCGAATGCCGGTGGAATGCCgttcggcggtggtggtgggttcGGTACGGAGGAGCTGCTGAACGCGTTCCGCGATCCGGAAATGTCGGCGGCCATGTCGGACATCTTTTCGAACCCGGCCAACATTTCCAAGTACCAGAACAACCCGAAAATCATGTCGGTGCTGATGAAGCTGTACTCGCAAGGGCAGGGCGGCGGGTTCCCGGGCTTCCCTGGGTTCGCGGGCGGTGCCGGTGGGTTCCCGGGCGGTGCTGGTGGGTTCCCGAACTTTGGCGGCTCGGATGGTGGTGCGGGAGCTGGGCCCGGGGcaggtgctggtgctggtgcgggggctggtgctggtgctggcagTGGCGGTGCACGCGTGGATGATTTAGATTAG
- the LOC120904612 gene encoding zinc finger protein 19-like: MQKPNSPNYFLKYPESSPQEANCVPFDLHKICRLCLQGLQDGTCVDLFAINHLSVSPLAMITRCASIQIYEKDGFPTTICNDCFCKLEMAYEFRNRCEASDQKLREMLNIPTGNDKSAQLLSMDETTASNKEDAIYHAMKEIFGPDVDPASIIIPPAAESLLDGGSIEQQLENTPAAPLKVKMKRQIKRKSQLDELLVKHKEKLWLESTKVKIIRQKRAARKQPMLGRKRATAKENQAQQQQQQQETQPGDAENPFQCTVCQRRFNRAGNLRLHMRVHSNERQFQCEICSKLFRTSSNLHAHRKTHTDERNFPCTVCERAFRTARELVSHGKTHSDVKGYVCRVCSKGFVKQSYLNTHMNTVHVGLKRYRCQECGKQFSNSSNLIAHRRVHTGEKPYQCGECDGKFNQSSALTRHIRQQHRPKEPSPEPPAPEQPVGRESEEPEELSIEVDENRSLDSAASSELSVATSLMDSQSFSYGGMPYAQTFVPQPAPPPPQPTAAAQHFSHVSHQHHHLHATHSYAHPSHHRHNHHQQQPPIMHQPMAVSSQPATNLYPTDYLPTYHHSAALPSTHQPHYDLGGYDMCYSMPASTVLNPSVMNPQPTYIFDQ; the protein is encoded by the exons ATGCAAAAGCCAAACTCACCGAACTACTTCCTGAAATATCCTGAATCTTCACCGCAGGAAGCTAACTGTGTTCCGTTCGATCTGCACAAAATATGTCGCCTGTGCCTGCAGGGGCTGCAGGACGGTACCTGTGTCGACCTGTTTGCAATAAACCATCTCTCAGTCAGCCCACTGGCCATGATTACCCGCTGTGCTTCGATACAG ATTTACGAAAAGGATGGTTTTCCGACGACGATATGCAACGATTgcttctgtaagctggagatGGCGTACGAGTTCCGCAATCGGTGTGAAGCGTCCGACCAGAAGCTACGCGAAATGTTAAACATTCCGACTGGCAATGACAAAAGTGCGCA actTCTTTCGATGGACGAAACAACGGCCAGCAACAAGGAAGATGCCATCTATCACGCTATGAAGGAAATATTCGGACCGGATGTTGATCCCGCCTCGATAATAATCCCACCGGCGGCGGAAAGCCTGCTGGACGGTGGTTCGATCGAGCAACAGCTCGAAAACACTCCCGCGGCACCGTTGAAGGTGAAAATGAAGCGACAAATCAAGCGCAAATCCCAgctggacgagctgctcgTCAAGCACAAGGAGAAGCTTTGGCTCGAGAGTACGAAGGTGAAAATCATTCGCCAGAAAAGGGCCGCCCGGAAGCAACCAATGCTGGGCCGGAAGCGAGCGACTGCAAAGGAAAATcaagcgcagcagcagcagcagcagcaggaaacgCAACCCGGCGACGCAGAGAATCCCTTCCAGTGTACCGTTTGCCAGCGACGGTTCAACCGTGCCGGCAATCTCCGGCTGCACATGCGAGTACACAGCAACGAGCGACAGTTTCAGTGCGAAATCTGCAGCAAACTGTTTCGCACCTCGAGCAATCTGCACGCGCACCGGAAAACGCACACGGACGAGCGCAACTTCCCTTGCACCGTGTGTGAGCGAGCGTTCCGGACGGCCCGGGAGCTGGTGAGCCACGGCAAAACGCACAGCGACGTCAAAGGGTACGTGTGTCGCGTGTGCAGCAAAGGGTTCGTGAAACAATCGTACCTGAACACGCACATGAACACGGTGCACGTCGGGCTGAAGCGCTACCGGTGCCAGGAGTGTGGCAAACAGTTTTCCAACAGCTCCAACCTGATCGCGCACCGGCGGGTGCACACCGGCGAGAAGCCGTACCAGTGCGGCGAGTGTGACGGGAAGTTTAACCAATCGTCCGCCCTGACGCGCCACAtacggcagcagcatcggccGAAGGAGCCAAGCCCCGAACCGCCGGCGCCGGAGCAACCGGTCGGCCGCGAAAGCGAGGAACcggaggagctttcgatcgaGGTGGATGAAAACCGGTCCCTGGACAGTGCGGCCAGCTCGGAGCTTTCCGTGGCGACGTCGCTCATGGACAGCCAGTCGTTCTCGTACGGTGGTATGCCGTACGCGCAAACGTTCGTTCCGcagccagcaccaccaccaccacagcctACTGCGGCGGCGCAACATTTCAGCCACGTGTCGCATCAACATCACCATCTGCACGCTACGCATAGCTATGCGCATCCATCGCACCATCGGCAcaaccatcaccagcagcagccgccgatCATGCACCAGCCGATGGCGGTTAGCAGCCAACCTGCGACGAACCTCTACCCGACCGACTATCTGCCAACGTACCATCATTCGGCTGCGCTGCCGAGTACGCACCAGCCGCACTACGACCTCGGTGGGTACGACATGTGCTACAGTATGCCGGCCTCGACCGTGCTGAATCCGAGCGTGATGAATCCGCAACCGACGTACATCTTTGACCAGTGA
- the LOC120901916 gene encoding trypsin-1-like, protein MKLAVALLCLVAVAAAAPRSLQAKYGFPSGRVVGGIDALPGEFPSIVSIQRVILVVSTHICGGSILSNFWVLTAAHCITENPATANFAIWAGTHNTAITEDTRQVISVASSTVHPDYQGGVNPTDIAVMRLSAPLTFTPRIQPVVLPAPGSTPSGPATLAGWGSTGGTLPTLPNILQKVTKPIIPFEECRSAAGVDAPLGPTNVCTGPLTGGVSACSGDSGGPLYTVQNGQQVQVGIVSWGWVPCGTIGFPSVYVGVSHYIDWIQNNTN, encoded by the exons ATGAAATTGGCTGTTGCTCTGCTGTGCCTGGTGGCGGTGGCCGCTGCTGCCCCTC GTTCCCTCCAAGCGAAGTATGGCTTCCCGAGTGGACGCGTCGTCGGTGGTATCGACGCTCTGCCGGGTGAGTTCCCGTCCATTGTGTCGATCCAGCGCGTGATCCTCGTCGTCTCGACGCACATCTGCGGTGGTAGCATCCTGAGCAACTTCTGGGTCCTGACCGCTGCCCACTGCATCACGGAGAACCCGGCCACTGCCAACTTTGCGATCTGGGCCGGTACGCACAATACCGCTATCACCGAGGACACCCGCCAGGTGATCAGCGTCGCGAGCAGCACGGTCCATCCGGACTACCAGGGTGGTGTGAACCCGACCGATATCGCGGTGATGCGGCTATCCGCACCGCTTACCTTCACCCCGCGTATCCAGCCGGTGGTCCTGCCGGCTCCGGGCAGCACCCCGTCCGGTCCGGCGACTCTTGCCGGCTGGGGCTCGACCGGTGGCACCCTGCCGACCCTGCCCAACATCCTGCAGAAGGTGACCAAGCCGATCATCCCGTTCGAGGAGTGCCGATCGGCGGCCGGCGTCGATGCCCCGCTCGGACCGACCAACGTCTGCACCGGCCCGCTGACTGGCGGAGTGTCCGCCTGCTCCGGTGACTCCGGCGGCCCGCTCTACACGGTGCAGAACGGCCAGCAGGTGCAGGTGGGTATCGTGTCGTGGGGCTGGGTGCCGTGCGGCACGATCGGTTTCCCGTCCGTCTACGTCGGTGTGTCGCACTACATCGACTGGATCCAGAACAACACGAACTAG